A single window of Halobacillus naozhouensis DNA harbors:
- a CDS encoding mannitol-1-phosphate 5-dehydrogenase, giving the protein MLAVHFGAGNIGRGFIGALLHKAGYEIVFVDVNTELIDQINDRQRYTVELAGSDDALEVTNISGINSLTRPEDVVEQVKQADLVTTAVGPSILSKVAPLIAEGLKDRTTSVNVIGCENMIGGSDLLKKHVLAHLNPELAARVEERTGFPNAAVDRIVPDQAHEDKLKVTVEPYFEWVVDSSSLKGETLEIDGLKLVEDLTPYIERKLFTVNTGHAVAAYLGSYYGLQTINQALHDHQILSKIKGALHESGNVLIKKYGFTKAEHEKYIETILSRFANPELSDEVSRVGRAPIRKLGPDDRLIRPAVEYVEWNNEIPVDLVEVIAAALLYKQDQDQEAAELQSLLKEKGVKGTLMEVSELSEGHPLLEAVEEQFQSMS; this is encoded by the coding sequence ATGCTGGCAGTTCATTTTGGTGCAGGTAATATAGGGAGAGGATTCATAGGTGCTTTATTGCATAAGGCAGGTTATGAAATCGTATTTGTCGACGTAAACACAGAGCTTATCGATCAAATAAATGATAGGCAAAGGTACACGGTTGAACTGGCCGGATCTGATGATGCATTAGAAGTGACAAATATATCAGGGATTAACAGTTTGACTCGCCCAGAAGATGTTGTAGAACAGGTTAAACAGGCAGACCTAGTTACAACGGCAGTTGGTCCGTCTATTCTTTCCAAAGTAGCTCCATTAATAGCTGAGGGGTTAAAGGACAGAACAACTTCTGTCAATGTGATTGGATGTGAAAATATGATCGGAGGCAGTGATCTGCTTAAGAAACATGTGCTTGCACATTTAAATCCAGAACTAGCAGCTCGTGTTGAGGAAAGGACAGGTTTCCCTAATGCAGCAGTTGATCGTATCGTACCGGATCAAGCTCACGAGGACAAGCTTAAAGTGACTGTCGAGCCGTATTTTGAATGGGTCGTTGACTCATCGTCTCTTAAAGGGGAGACCCTAGAAATTGACGGGCTTAAACTTGTGGAAGATCTGACTCCTTATATTGAAAGAAAGCTGTTTACAGTGAATACGGGACATGCCGTCGCTGCTTATTTAGGGAGTTATTACGGACTGCAAACGATCAACCAGGCTTTACATGATCATCAAATCCTCTCAAAAATAAAAGGGGCCTTACATGAGTCAGGTAATGTACTCATTAAAAAATATGGCTTTACAAAAGCGGAGCATGAAAAATATATAGAAACGATATTATCAAGGTTTGCGAATCCGGAATTATCGGATGAAGTTTCTCGGGTCGGACGCGCTCCAATCCGCAAGCTGGGACCAGATGACCGCTTAATTCGGCCGGCAGTCGAATATGTTGAATGGAATAACGAAATACCTGTTGATTTAGTCGAAGTAATTGCAGCTGCCTTACTCTATAAGCAAGATCAAGATCAGGAAGCAGCAGAGCTTCAATCCCTCTTAAAAGAGAAAGGGGTTAAGGGCACCCTGATGGAAGTATCAGAACTCAGTGAAGGGCACCCGTTACTTGAAGCAGTAGAAGAACAATTCCAATCCATGTCATGA
- a CDS encoding M3 family oligoendopeptidase produces the protein MTVYKPTWDLDTIFYGGSHSEDLQGYIEDTEVLLSELEKLVHQFLPPKNPEQTDQLTTIIDKLQETSKHLDEFGAFVSCLSAQDVDDKEAGSLVTKRSELGAWFNNVMTKFDQKLIQVDSDVWGGMLKTPSLFELAFVLEERRQKVKDKLDATQESLMNDLAVDGYHAWGQMYDTIVGKMMIELDGEKLSVGQAANKLNSSDRDQRKKVFDTLQNAWTDQSDLLTETLNHLSGFRLQTYKNRGWNDVLKEPLEYNRMSEKTLTTMWETISKFKNHYKEFLQRKAELLGLDKLSMYDVGAPIGDSNQNMDYNEGAQFIIEQFEKFSPKLAEFTAMAFDKQWIEAEDRSGKRPGGFCTSFPDSEQTRIFMTYSGSLSNVATLAHELGHAYHQHVMNELPMMNQGYAMNVAETASTFAEMIVADAAVKNASNKEEKVALLEDKIQRSVAFFMNIHSRFLFETRFYEERKQGTVSTERLNELMVEAQKEAYADGLEEYDPTFWASKLHFHITDVPFYNFPYTFGYLFSLGVYAKAIEGGSDFEDQYIALLQDTGRMTVEQLAQKHLDVNLEQPDFWEHALELCRADVEEFLELTS, from the coding sequence ATGACAGTTTATAAACCAACTTGGGATTTAGATACCATTTTCTATGGAGGAAGTCATTCAGAAGATTTGCAAGGGTACATAGAAGATACAGAAGTTCTGTTAAGTGAGTTAGAAAAGCTGGTTCATCAATTTTTACCGCCAAAAAACCCTGAGCAGACAGATCAATTGACCACTATTATTGATAAACTCCAGGAAACGTCAAAACATTTGGATGAGTTTGGAGCATTTGTCAGCTGTTTGTCAGCTCAAGATGTCGATGATAAAGAGGCAGGATCTTTAGTCACGAAACGAAGTGAACTAGGAGCCTGGTTTAATAATGTTATGACTAAATTTGATCAGAAATTAATCCAAGTTGATTCAGATGTTTGGGGGGGTATGTTAAAAACGCCTTCTCTTTTCGAATTAGCATTTGTGTTGGAAGAACGCAGGCAAAAGGTGAAAGACAAGCTAGATGCCACGCAAGAGTCATTAATGAATGACCTGGCGGTTGACGGTTATCATGCCTGGGGACAAATGTATGATACGATCGTCGGAAAAATGATGATTGAACTCGATGGGGAGAAGTTATCAGTTGGACAAGCTGCTAATAAGCTGAATTCTTCAGATCGAGACCAACGGAAGAAAGTATTTGATACGCTTCAAAATGCCTGGACCGATCAATCGGATCTGCTCACGGAAACATTGAATCATCTCTCAGGGTTCAGGCTGCAAACCTACAAGAACCGAGGGTGGAACGACGTCCTGAAGGAGCCGCTTGAATATAATCGCATGAGTGAAAAGACGTTAACCACTATGTGGGAAACGATTTCTAAGTTCAAAAATCATTATAAAGAGTTCTTACAGAGAAAAGCGGAATTACTAGGGCTGGACAAGCTGAGCATGTATGATGTGGGTGCACCCATTGGAGATAGTAACCAGAACATGGATTACAATGAAGGGGCGCAGTTTATCATTGAACAGTTTGAGAAATTCAGTCCTAAGTTGGCGGAATTCACTGCGATGGCCTTTGACAAGCAGTGGATTGAAGCAGAAGACCGGTCAGGAAAACGTCCAGGAGGATTCTGCACGAGTTTTCCCGACAGCGAACAAACGAGGATATTTATGACCTACTCAGGATCCTTGTCTAATGTGGCTACACTGGCCCATGAACTTGGCCATGCGTATCATCAACATGTGATGAACGAATTGCCGATGATGAATCAAGGGTATGCGATGAATGTAGCGGAAACAGCCTCCACGTTCGCTGAAATGATTGTGGCTGACGCCGCAGTGAAAAATGCCAGCAATAAGGAGGAGAAAGTAGCACTACTTGAAGATAAAATCCAGCGCAGTGTCGCATTTTTCATGAACATTCATTCTCGCTTTCTTTTTGAAACAAGATTTTACGAGGAACGTAAACAGGGAACAGTTTCCACTGAACGGTTAAACGAATTAATGGTGGAGGCACAGAAAGAGGCCTACGCCGACGGCTTAGAAGAATATGACCCAACATTCTGGGCATCTAAGCTTCATTTCCACATTACAGATGTTCCTTTTTATAACTTTCCTTATACATTTGGTTATTTATTTAGCCTTGGCGTATATGCGAAAGCTATTGAGGGAGGCAGTGATTTTGAGGATCAATATATCGCGCTCTTGCAAGATACAGGGCGTATGACAGTGGAACAACTTGCCCAAAAGCATTTGGACGTTAATCTTGAACAGCCGGATTTCTGGGAACATGCTCTTGAGCTTTGCCGGGCAGATGTGGAGGAATTTTTGGAGCTTACATCATAA
- a CDS encoding 4a-hydroxytetrahydrobiopterin dehydratase, which yields MERRIPEEEKQEKVDALDGWKLDGKFIVKRYRFGDFLTGIQFVNNVAEYAEDIQHHPFISIDYKMVTVKLTSWQAKGLTDLDLECADKYDDLYKQITE from the coding sequence ATGGAAAGAAGGATACCTGAGGAAGAAAAGCAAGAAAAAGTGGATGCGTTAGATGGTTGGAAACTGGATGGCAAGTTTATTGTAAAACGTTATCGGTTTGGGGATTTCCTAACGGGAATTCAGTTTGTAAATAATGTTGCAGAGTATGCTGAAGATATCCAACACCATCCATTTATCAGCATTGATTATAAAATGGTCACAGTCAAGTTGACTTCATGGCAGGCGAAAGGATTGACCGATCTTGATCTCGAATGTGCAGACAAATATGACGACCTTTATAAACAGATAACAGAATAG
- a CDS encoding RluA family pseudouridine synthase, which yields MKTRRQGEWFEITIPKKWDSYTIERILKSEWKVPRKLLHKHRSERSVTLNNESRHWKQTQVSAGDALRIKLFEPRPLEVTPTYFEITVLYEDDHLLVVNKPAGVDTHPNRPQQTDTFVNAVAFYFQANGIESTPKYVHRLDRDTSGAILFAKHELAIALLGNLLKKREISRTYLAWVHGKIKPAQGTIVQPIGKDRHHPARRRVSAGGQHAETYYERIQYSDERKASLVKLKLGTGRTHQIRVHLSYAGHPLLGDELYGGEPTTLGKQALHAAKLSFTHPFTEEFVECLAPPEQKQSLFTSNHLQELLDHK from the coding sequence ATGAAAACGAGACGCCAGGGAGAATGGTTTGAAATTACGATCCCCAAAAAATGGGACTCCTATACAATTGAACGGATCTTAAAAAGCGAATGGAAAGTTCCTAGAAAACTCCTTCATAAACATCGGTCTGAACGGAGTGTAACACTGAACAATGAATCGAGGCATTGGAAACAAACCCAAGTGAGTGCAGGAGATGCACTCCGTATCAAGCTGTTTGAACCCCGGCCGCTGGAAGTGACCCCGACCTATTTTGAAATCACCGTTTTATATGAAGATGACCACTTACTCGTCGTCAATAAGCCAGCAGGAGTAGATACTCATCCAAATAGACCCCAGCAAACAGATACGTTCGTCAATGCTGTTGCCTTTTACTTTCAGGCCAATGGAATAGAATCCACGCCAAAATACGTGCATCGCCTTGACCGCGATACATCTGGAGCCATCTTATTTGCGAAACATGAACTTGCGATCGCACTGCTGGGCAATTTGTTGAAGAAAAGGGAGATTAGCAGGACATATCTGGCATGGGTGCACGGCAAAATCAAACCCGCTCAAGGTACAATTGTACAGCCAATTGGCAAAGACCGTCACCACCCTGCACGAAGAAGAGTGTCTGCTGGCGGACAGCATGCCGAAACGTATTACGAAAGAATTCAATACAGTGACGAGCGGAAAGCCTCTCTCGTTAAGCTGAAACTAGGAACGGGGCGCACACATCAAATCCGTGTTCATTTAAGTTATGCCGGCCACCCCTTGCTCGGTGATGAGCTTTACGGCGGGGAACCCACTACCCTGGGTAAACAAGCTCTTCATGCTGCGAAACTAAGTTTTACTCATCCTTTCACAGAGGAATTTGTAGAATGTCTGGCGCCGCCTGAACAAAAGCAAAGCTTATTTACCTCTAACCATCTGCAGGAATTATTAGATCACAAGTAA
- the typA gene encoding translational GTPase TypA — MQHRNDIRNIAIIAHVDHGKTTLVDQMLRYSGTFRENEHVDDRAMDSNDLERERGITILAKNTAINYNDARINILDTPGHADFGGEVERILKMVDGVLLVVDAYEGCMPQTRFVLKKALEQKLTPVVVLNKIDRPNARPDEVVDEVLDLFIELGADDEQLEFPVVYASALNGTSGDEPEDQNETMDPIFKLIMNNIPAPVDTQEDPLQFQVTLLDYNDYLGRIGVGRVFRGSIKVGQQVSLMKKDGSVKNFRVSKLFGFIGLKRIEIEEAKAGDIIALAGMEDINVGETVCPTDNQEAMEIPRIDEPTLQMTFLVNNSPFAGREGKYVTSRQIEERLLTQLETDVSLRVEPTESPDAFTVSGRGELHLSILVENMRREGFELQLSKPKVILKEVDGVTCEPMERVQIDTPEEYQGAVMESIGIRKGEMQDMVNDGNGQVRLEFLVPSRGLIGYSTEFMTQTRGYGILNHTFDGYAPLNKGQVGGRRQGVLVSLDKGKSSTYGIMNLEDRGTIFVEPGTEVYEGMIVGEHSRENDLTVNITKEKHLTNVRSATKDTTSTIKKTRQLTLEEAIEYLDDDEYCEVTPEAVRLRKKYLNKNEREKMAKKKKLQNAEL, encoded by the coding sequence ATGCAACACAGAAACGATATTCGTAACATTGCGATCATCGCACACGTTGACCATGGAAAAACAACGCTTGTGGATCAGATGCTTCGCTATTCCGGTACATTTCGTGAGAATGAACACGTAGATGACCGTGCTATGGACTCTAATGATTTAGAAAGAGAACGCGGCATTACAATCTTAGCCAAAAATACCGCGATTAATTATAATGATGCTCGAATTAACATTCTTGATACACCAGGCCACGCTGACTTTGGTGGAGAAGTGGAACGTATTTTGAAAATGGTAGACGGTGTACTATTAGTCGTTGATGCTTATGAAGGTTGTATGCCACAGACACGTTTTGTTCTGAAAAAAGCGCTGGAACAAAAATTAACCCCAGTCGTTGTTTTGAACAAAATTGATCGTCCTAATGCTCGCCCTGACGAAGTAGTCGATGAAGTACTTGATTTATTCATTGAGCTTGGTGCAGACGATGAACAGCTTGAATTCCCAGTTGTATATGCATCCGCATTGAATGGTACGTCTGGTGATGAGCCTGAAGATCAGAACGAAACAATGGATCCGATCTTTAAGCTGATTATGAATAATATACCGGCTCCTGTCGATACACAGGAGGACCCGCTGCAATTCCAAGTTACCCTTCTTGATTATAACGATTATCTTGGTCGTATTGGAGTAGGACGTGTATTCCGTGGAAGTATTAAAGTGGGACAGCAAGTGTCACTTATGAAGAAAGACGGTTCCGTGAAAAACTTCCGTGTGTCTAAGCTGTTTGGTTTCATAGGTCTGAAGCGTATCGAGATTGAAGAAGCGAAAGCTGGGGACATTATTGCTCTGGCTGGTATGGAAGACATTAACGTTGGAGAAACGGTTTGTCCGACAGATAACCAGGAAGCAATGGAAATTCCACGTATCGATGAGCCGACCCTTCAAATGACGTTCCTTGTGAACAACAGCCCATTTGCAGGCCGCGAAGGGAAGTATGTAACATCCCGTCAAATCGAAGAACGTTTATTGACACAATTGGAGACAGATGTAAGTTTGCGTGTTGAACCTACAGAATCTCCTGATGCCTTTACCGTATCAGGCCGCGGGGAATTACACTTGTCTATTCTTGTGGAAAATATGCGTCGTGAAGGCTTTGAACTTCAGCTTTCTAAGCCGAAGGTTATCTTGAAAGAAGTCGATGGAGTAACTTGTGAGCCAATGGAGCGTGTTCAAATCGATACCCCTGAAGAATATCAAGGTGCTGTTATGGAGTCGATTGGAATTCGCAAAGGCGAAATGCAGGACATGGTTAACGATGGAAACGGTCAGGTTCGTCTTGAATTCCTTGTACCATCCCGTGGCTTAATTGGGTATTCTACTGAATTTATGACGCAAACCCGTGGGTACGGAATTCTGAACCATACGTTCGATGGCTATGCTCCACTCAATAAAGGGCAAGTAGGCGGTCGTCGTCAGGGTGTACTTGTTTCACTTGATAAAGGGAAATCTTCTACCTATGGTATTATGAACCTTGAAGACCGCGGAACAATTTTCGTGGAGCCTGGTACAGAGGTTTATGAAGGAATGATTGTAGGAGAGCACAGCCGCGAAAATGACCTGACCGTTAATATTACAAAAGAGAAGCACTTGACTAACGTGCGGTCAGCAACGAAAGATACGACGAGCACCATCAAAAAGACTCGTCAGCTAACGCTTGAAGAAGCGATCGAATATTTGGATGACGATGAGTATTGCGAGGTTACACCTGAAGCGGTACGACTTCGTAAGAAATACTTGAATAAGAACGAACGTGAGAAAATGGCCAAGAAGAAAAAGCTGCAGAACGCAGAGTTGTAA
- a CDS encoding FixH family protein has product MKNLTKIAMLLGLIIILAACGSSTENGESEESNTTSNKEPIMPEVEVQFEEEPLPLKEETVIQAVVTKGENKVTDAESVKFEIWHTNAGQEQSDTVKAEHTSDGIYEAAYTFEKPGTYQVIAHTQTATMHVMPQVEVKVEGKEDAKKEGGHDHGGESKSSHSHGHGGSAFMVHFMNDQEFKATEKSTLTTHINHEEKPFEKAMVKFEISSDKLEQHKYIPAEEVSPGEYTAAYTFPSEGEYTVTIHYEKPDQGIHGHQEETVAVTK; this is encoded by the coding sequence ATGAAGAATTTAACAAAAATAGCAATGCTTCTTGGACTAATCATCATACTTGCTGCTTGTGGATCCTCCACTGAAAACGGTGAGAGTGAAGAATCCAATACAACTAGTAATAAAGAGCCTATAATGCCAGAGGTGGAGGTTCAATTCGAGGAAGAGCCCCTTCCATTGAAAGAGGAAACAGTCATTCAAGCCGTCGTGACCAAGGGAGAAAATAAGGTGACAGATGCTGAGTCAGTTAAATTCGAAATCTGGCATACTAACGCTGGACAGGAGCAGTCCGATACTGTGAAAGCAGAACATACCAGCGACGGGATTTATGAAGCTGCCTATACCTTTGAGAAGCCAGGCACCTATCAAGTGATTGCTCATACTCAAACGGCTACCATGCATGTTATGCCACAAGTTGAGGTGAAGGTAGAAGGCAAAGAAGATGCTAAGAAGGAAGGCGGACATGATCACGGTGGAGAGAGTAAATCTTCTCATAGTCACGGTCATGGAGGCAGCGCGTTTATGGTCCATTTTATGAACGATCAGGAATTCAAAGCAACTGAAAAGTCTACGCTGACCACTCACATTAATCATGAAGAGAAACCTTTTGAAAAAGCAATGGTAAAGTTTGAAATCAGCTCAGACAAACTGGAACAGCATAAATACATTCCTGCTGAAGAAGTGAGCCCTGGTGAGTACACAGCTGCCTATACGTTCCCTTCTGAGGGTGAATACACAGTAACGATTCATTATGAAAAACCTGATCAGGGTATTCACGGGCACCAGGAAGAAACCGTTGCAGTAACTAAATAA
- the bshB2 gene encoding bacillithiol biosynthesis deacetylase BshB2, translating to MIEKENHVLVIFPHPDDEAFGVSGTIASYINQGTPLTYACLTLGEMGRNLGMPAFATRETLPDIRRAELKNAAEAMGIDDLRMLGLRDKTLEFEDDNKMKQLVSELIEELQPSLVISFYPGYAVHPDHEATARAVVRALQQIEPSKRPKLHAVAFANNTEEELGKPDILHDITKVQEQKLNAMRAHISQTARMLETLDEGIRANDPEALKWVTEEAFYNYKWDDHKKS from the coding sequence ATGATCGAAAAAGAAAATCATGTACTCGTCATTTTCCCCCACCCTGACGATGAGGCATTCGGTGTTTCAGGAACGATTGCCTCCTACATTAATCAAGGCACACCGCTTACCTATGCTTGTTTGACACTTGGCGAGATGGGACGAAATCTTGGCATGCCCGCTTTTGCTACAAGGGAAACACTCCCTGATATCCGCCGTGCAGAACTGAAAAATGCTGCAGAAGCGATGGGGATTGATGACTTGCGGATGCTTGGATTGCGGGATAAGACGTTAGAATTTGAAGATGATAACAAAATGAAACAGCTTGTCAGCGAGCTAATCGAGGAACTGCAGCCGTCTCTAGTGATCAGCTTCTATCCAGGCTATGCTGTTCACCCTGATCACGAAGCGACAGCAAGAGCTGTTGTCCGTGCTCTACAGCAAATCGAACCGTCTAAGCGCCCGAAGCTTCATGCGGTTGCCTTTGCCAATAATACCGAGGAGGAACTTGGTAAGCCAGATATACTCCATGATATAACAAAGGTCCAAGAACAAAAGCTGAATGCTATGCGTGCCCACATATCACAGACAGCCAGGATGCTTGAGACCCTTGATGAAGGAATTCGAGCAAATGATCCAGAAGCATTAAAATGGGTAACAGAGGAAGCCTTTTACAACTATAAATGGGATGATCATAAGAAAAGCTGA
- the nadE gene encoding NAD(+) synthase, giving the protein MDQRINHLVNWLQMKVKEAGAKGALVGISGGIDSAVVAYLIKRAFPDQSLGVILPINQRVEDQTDAVAVVEKADLNYVGIELTDSYKETYSSIEKKLVEKGDWNEETSQLGGANLQARLRMSTLYAVASNYGYLVVGTDNAAEDYTGYFTKYGDGGVDLVPLIHMRKEEVREMAEYLDVPDTVIRKKPSAELWEGQSDEDEMGITYEAIDAYLLGETISPEDEKRLQALHERTEHKRQVPAGPPKYKGE; this is encoded by the coding sequence ATGGATCAAAGAATCAATCATCTTGTTAATTGGCTGCAGATGAAGGTAAAGGAAGCAGGGGCAAAAGGAGCCCTTGTTGGAATTAGCGGCGGAATTGATTCAGCTGTGGTAGCTTATTTAATCAAACGCGCCTTCCCTGATCAGTCGCTTGGGGTGATACTTCCGATCAATCAACGGGTTGAAGACCAAACGGATGCCGTTGCTGTGGTAGAGAAAGCAGATCTCAATTATGTCGGAATAGAACTGACGGATTCTTATAAAGAAACTTATTCATCTATAGAAAAAAAGCTGGTAGAAAAGGGAGACTGGAATGAAGAAACGTCACAGCTGGGCGGAGCAAATCTTCAAGCCCGATTACGAATGAGTACACTTTACGCAGTGGCCAGTAATTATGGATATTTAGTGGTAGGTACGGACAATGCTGCCGAAGATTATACCGGATATTTTACAAAATACGGAGATGGTGGTGTGGACCTTGTTCCCTTGATCCATATGAGAAAAGAAGAAGTGCGCGAAATGGCCGAATATTTAGATGTTCCCGACACAGTGATCAGGAAGAAGCCAAGTGCTGAACTATGGGAAGGTCAGTCTGACGAAGACGAAATGGGCATTACCTATGAAGCTATTGATGCTTACTTGCTTGGGGAGACAATCTCTCCAGAGGATGAAAAACGATTGCAAGCGCTCCATGAACGAACAGAACATAAAAGGCAAGTTCCAGCTGGACCGCCTAAATATAAGGGAGAGTAA
- a CDS encoding cysteine hydrolase family protein, with amino-acid sequence MSQKTALLIIDMINKMDFDGGEELLVNTKSIMDNLNHLKEQVKQTGIPVIYVNDNFGLWQDNKTDLIEECRKGIGQPIVNGILPEDDDYFIIKPKHSGFYGTQLSILLGQLEVSNLILTGVAGDICVLFTANDAYMRDFNLWVPRDGIASEKDEDNLNAIKIMERSLFANTDKISEVDVGKVFED; translated from the coding sequence ATGTCACAGAAAACCGCCTTACTCATCATTGATATGATTAATAAAATGGACTTTGATGGCGGAGAGGAACTGCTGGTAAACACAAAATCCATTATGGACAACTTAAATCACTTGAAAGAACAGGTCAAGCAAACTGGAATACCTGTGATTTATGTTAATGATAACTTTGGGTTATGGCAGGATAATAAAACCGATCTGATTGAGGAATGCAGAAAGGGGATCGGTCAGCCGATTGTGAACGGGATTCTTCCGGAAGATGACGATTATTTTATTATCAAGCCTAAACACTCCGGTTTTTACGGGACTCAATTGAGTATCTTACTGGGACAGTTGGAAGTTTCCAACTTGATCTTAACAGGAGTGGCGGGAGATATATGTGTATTATTTACAGCGAATGACGCTTACATGAGAGATTTTAATTTATGGGTTCCACGGGATGGGATTGCTTCAGAGAAGGACGAAGATAATCTGAATGCGATTAAAATTATGGAGAGATCGCTGTTTGCTAATACAGATAAAATTAGCGAAGTTGATGTAGGCAAGGTCTTTGAAGATTGA